The DNA segment TGGACGTTTTCGCCATTTTCCATCGCGGAACTCTccaaatttttgtttctcacCGTTCGTCTCTCCATTGTCAacgatttttattgaaaattatttaaattgaggtgcttgtgaggttatgttaaaGCCACGTCACTTAATTGCCATATGGAAACGCGATAATTCACGCAAGTTGTCGCTTAAATCAGTTTCAACGGCTCAAAATAACATTATGTAACTGTTTTTAACACAATCGAAGGTTTACAAAGCAACGAGAACTCAATAAAATTGatacaattttgtttacatggactttctcaattttaaactgtcacACTAGTTCCGCCACGAGTACCAACCGACTAGCCAACGTTACAACAACAAAACCACTTATATAAATGTCAAAGGTCAAAAACGTAGGTGAAATGCGTGTTGGCGAATGATTTGTAAGGATTAATTCACATCACTCGTTGGTATTTGGAGttgagaaattaaaaaacaaatgttaatataaataagatttatttGTACACATATTTGTTCCTTCCACTCACACATTTAGAAAAATCtagtaaaataataacaacCACAGCGACATCAAGGAATGTTCGATTAACAGTATTGAACAGTTAAAATATCGGATGCTTTTAACTTATTTAGAAATAACTCTCATCTCGCAATCTTCGCATAAATACGGGTTCGGTGTCTTCATCCTCTTGGAAATACGTCGGCGTTTCCATTTCGACTGTACGGTGGACGGCGCCCTCTTTGCACGTCAACCAGTAAGTATCCATGAGACCCTTCCCCTTAACTTCGACTAGGCCTCTGTGTTCGGTTCTGTAACCGCCGATCAAATCTAGAGCCTTCTTCATGTCCAAACTGATGTGTATCTTGGAAGCTTCCCCGGTGGATTCCATTCTGGAGGCGGTATTGACCGTGTCGCCGAAGAGACAGTATCGGGGCATTTTTGAGCCCACGATTCCGGCCACCACCGGCCCCGTGTGCGCCCCCGAGCGTATCTGCAGCCGCTCGGTTTTCCGATGCGGAATCTTGAACTGCGTAGACCCTGCCAAAAGGTCTAAAGCCATACTGGCGATCTCGCAGACATGTTTATTTCCTAAAAAACAATCTTTAGCTTCGCTGTCTGGTTGATGGTCTTGGTTACCATTCATAACCGGCAACCCCGACGCCACCATGTACGAGTCGCCTATGGTTTCGACTTTGTAAACGTCGTAACATTCGATGCGCGCATCGAACagtttataaatcttgttgaGAAACGTCACCACCTAACAAAACGCCAATCAGAAACGTGCAAGTCTTTCCATTGAAATTTGTTACTTCTAAAGGCGTGCTGACTGCCGCGATCTCGGTGAATCCCACGATGTCGCTGAAGTAAATTGTGACAGAGGCGTAGTACTCGGCGGGGACTTGGCGGGTTTGTTTCAGCTGCGTCGCCACGCTGGGTGGCAGCATTTGGAAGAGTAAAGAGTcgcttttctttttttctctcttcagTTCCTTCGCTTTTTTGGCCAAGTTGGCGGCGTACAACTGGGAAGCAAATGTCAGAGGGGGGACATCTCGGTCACGTGGTTACCTGGATCGTGGCCACTGCGTTGTGGACCAGCCAGATGATAATGGGGGAAACTGCCAGTACCACGATAAGAATCGCCACTCCTACCGCTTCTTTATTGGTCGCGTCGTACAGGGCGTTGCTGACGTAGTCTCTGGAACAGAATGGTGGGGGAGGCGGTAGGTTTGAATTTTTACAGCACCGGCGCTTTCCAAAAAAAGTTTCGGTTCTAATATCAGCAtctcaaaatcattttaaagGTCAGATCTCAAAAGTGGGTCAAATCTGACCCACCCTCTAATTAACGGTTTTAGGTctactttgaatttttatagCGTTATTTAAGTAATTTCCATCCAATAACTGATTTTGAActataaaaaacaattttattctgcaaaaataataaccaaaaatgatGGTACTCCAGCATGTCTACCGTAAATAAAATAGGTATAGAAACACTCAGATTTTTGCTTTgtaatttcttaataaaatatatttgttgCTTCTGGGTTAGCGGTGACCCGGTTTCGGGTGGACAAAAcaatatatatttttgttactctattttattaaattttttctccaTAAAgagtttctttattttaaaagctCTTGTGCACGAAAACTCTCATACGTCCTTCGAGCTTACTTACAGAGCTTGCAGATCGTTTTCCGTGATAATGCTTCAaaggaaacttttgttgaaagcaTTGTAGGTACCTTATTGTGTGACGCAAGTATCGCTGCAATTTCCGCAATTCATCCGTGTATGTTGCTATGGAATCGAAATAGTCCAGAGCTTCCGTGATATTAGGGAGACGCTTTTCATTCTGTGTGATGATGTCGTTCCTGAAACGGTTACGTTAAAGGAGGAGCAGCTGCGATCTCCAAGCTCACTTTAATTTGACTTTGCCGTAATCAACCATGGAATAGGTGAGCTTCCTGTACTCGCTTTTCATTTGCGGGACAAAATTCAGAGACGAATTCAGGAGGTCCTTCGCTATAGCGTCATGTTTTATGTAGCTGGTGTAGTTGGCGCTCTTCAGGACGCCTCTTCCGAAGTAGCTGACGCCGTAGACGCTCGCTATTCCTGTGCTTTCTATACTTTTCAGCAAGTTTTTGAACGCCAACAAGTACCTAGAAAGACTAAACATAGAGAAGATTGGTGAAGGTCCAGTGACTGGTAGTACCTCCAAACGCCGCTGTTATCCGTTTCTTTGATCTGATTGGTTAGGTGGTCCAACATGGCGGCGTTGACGGATGTGTACCACAAAAGGACGTCCGTCATGGTACTCTCTTCTTTCCCCACCACTTTCTGCCTGTCGAAACATGGAAACGTGTTGGGtcttttttacaaaatcgtGTTGTACCAATACCTGAATTCTTCTAGTTTTTTTTGGAAGGTTTCTTTGTCCAAACGCGTCACCGTCCCATCATCTGAGGGCAAGGAGACTTGAGGCCAGCTACTCATGTTTTGCAACGCAGCGTTCGTCAGTTCAAAACGTTTCGTCAAGTTTGACCTGAGGTGGAAATTGCTTGAAATCGTTGTTTTGGGACGTGGGTACTTACCGCAAGGTACTCCCATTTGTGTAAACGTGAAAAGCAACTTCAGAGCGTTCCAGTTGCATTCTAGTTACCACTTTACTCAATTCTTCGGCGATATTTACCTAGAAATTGATTCCATCGATTACTCAATTCGCTTTTGACAGGACAATtagaagtaattttttatttttcgatttATGATGTGTTTCAGATGTGATTCTGTTCATTGTTTCAATTGGCTGAATTTCAAACGATATTAATAAGATCGCtatatttaaattgtaaataaattttatcgtcttaGAAAGTGGCAAGTGGAGCACATTCTTGAGATTAAATCCCgcgagatttattttattaacaagTTTGCAAgtttatgtcaaaaataaatttgaaaacttgaatttatttgttttgggAGTATCGATTTAAGAAGATGAAAATGGTATAAGAAATTTCCATTATTTCAATTCCGGAAGTGGGAAGAAAACAACATCAATCATTGTTTTGAGTAGATACTTGAAAGGGTGTCGTAAAaccataatttttatatttaatggCTATTGATAAAAATGGCCATAAGCTTGGGTATTAAGTAAAACAGATAAAAAAGTTGCAGTCTGGATAGACTTAAGACACGTTTTCATTATCTCGAACAGAAGAAAAGAAGTTTGTTACTTCTTTAATAAGCGTATgttaaagataaaattaatcgGAGGTGGaagcatatttaaaaattaatttctggttggcTTTTGAAGGAGTTGTTGAAAGAGAAACTGATTTAAAAAGATCATGattgtaatatattttttgcatatcgtaatgaaagtagcacttttttacaggaaaaatcgtagtgaaagtagtccttttttgcatcattttattccatctgaTGAtcagatgattgtcaaagcatacctattttttttttttttcataaatccttttagaccaaatttctcattttttttcgatatgcaaaaaagtagtgtgtacaacacgttgtGAAAGTccctttttttctcttatttgcttgattaagtCGGGCTAGGCCCTCGTTAATCCACCTGCAAAtgcgtgaaaaaaagtatgactttcagaactagttgtacaaataactatattttatgttcgactgTGACAAATATAGATGGTTTATGACGTTATTTTGAGGCCATAAACTACCACTTTATCGGACTAGTCCGATAAACAAGACGGTAAGGTAAATTTCTAGTTAATCGCCAactagatttaaatttttggttGATCGCGTTTGGAATTTGTGCTGTTAGATGTCGCTGTGCAAAAGTACGTAGCGACACGGCTTATTGTTGGTTCATgagtgtaaataaaattgtaaaatgaaaGAACGTGATTTCTTTtgtgcaaattttaaaaatagataacttttaattttgtttacgttttattattccaaataataaatactactataataaataaagtcgcAAACCTGCTGTCATTCTACATTTACCTCATAGATgtcactgttatttttttgtaatttgaacaaataatgcagtcgaacataaaatattgtatgcacctCGTCCATAATGATGCTTTATTGGATTcttctatttatttattgctatTTATTGCTCGCTCGTCCATAAACTCGACTCGTCCAATAAAGCATTACATTATGgacttgttacataaatagctattatcgATTCCtgtttctgaaaagacgtctTCCAGGGCATAGTATCCagggtacaatttttttaatctaatcGGCAcgtttgtagaaaaaaaatacgtaAAGGCTCTCTTCCAGAGTGGAGTCTGAAAAGTAAAAGTAAGTGCgccactgaaattaattctcgAAAACTTTCCCGCAGATATTGCAGTGGTAATGCTGCCATTAGGTGTCGGTTTGTTTAGCAATTCGTGCTTCTTTTACGACTTGTGACATATTAAAGTCTGGAAGTTGTCTGGAAGGAAATATCTAATATAGATACAGTTTTTACAAAAGCAAACTTTCTTTTCAGCAGCGTTTGTGCAAGAtatgtattttataataacGAAGAAATATGGgacatgtattttttttgtaaaacaaaatgtgtgacccttgttaatttgttttttaatgcaaacgttatttattatacactTTAACATTTTCCGTAAGGATTTTTCCATGTGTGGGTCATTATATGTATAATTTATCTTGTCATTTGTTTCTTTAACTCTTGAATTAGAGACTGCAAGATGATGTATTAAACAGAGAATTtccttttatttcatttagaTTTTTAATCAATAACTGACAAGCTGTTCTAGTAGCGTCTTCTCCTGTTTCTTGCTTCATGTTTTTGGCCAGTGACgagacctcgacttcgtctcggtttTCAGTCTCTGGGATTGgcacaaaaaaactcacttctactctttctGATATAATCCactattattttcattattatggCATCACCAACCCATGGCAATTTGATCTTGATTCACGGCCTTGACAAAATTTCTTATAATTCCCATTTTTGTATATGCAGAGAAGgtagcaaaattttttttagaatcaGTTAAGAACATTATTTTGGACATTTTCTACTCGACGAAAGAGTGCgtacgaaaaagtgcgtccgaaaaagagttacttttcgtccgcatGGGAGTatgtacgtaaaattacctttttcattaagggtgcctaaaaatatatttatttttttacctcCGTTTTTGACACTAAGGTAATGTTCCTTGTGAGCCAGTTATCAAAAGATAAAGTTTGCAATTAACTCGAGGATACGTACATGAGAATTAACGTTAGCAATAATCTTAATCCTTTTTATAGGTGTACCTTCAAATGGTGATTACTTCTTGTGATAAGATAAGGTATTTTCACCTTGACTAATCCTGTATCATAATTATTCCGGCTCAATAAAAACATCAATAAAAAAGACAGGTTCCAAAGGTTTACAACTTTATTAATTCTTAGTAATGTAGAAAATTTCAAGATTTCGTggcaaaattttgttattggaatttgaaaaatctagACTTAAGTAATACCACGTGactataaaagaaaattttacgtTTACTCCCTTATTCTTTGATTCAGCAACTTCACCTTCCAAGAATCGAATTTTGCAATTGGTGTAACAAGAATTTACTTAATaggtgttattttttttttcgatgagGCATGGTTTCACCTTTCTCTCAAAATTACAGAACTTCATCAGCATCGGaaactaaaattgaaaaaatgaatcGTGTCATTTAGATTTCGATAACGATCCTGTCGTCGTCCTGTCATCGGATCGATGGTTTGACcatattgttggttgcatagcaactcgCTCATTTTTCATGCATGAAAATCGTATGTGTCTCGACATGTGAGACAATTGATAATCCATCTACTCACAAAGCAATCCCATTTTTCGACATGTTCCAATATTACCAccctttcaaaaaaaaaaaactacaacCCACGTCATCCCACACCTCCCTCGTACCCCACGTGGGGGCTTTTCTCGCGATTCTTCTCTCCCCAGCTTAATCAGGCCACGTGTTCTCGCTCATAACATAACAGTTGTCGGAGAAAAGCCCCTAATGAGGTGTAGGTATACATACATCCGGAGCCGTCTCGAAATCAAGAGCCCTGTGATCAAACAAAACACGTGTACCGCCGCCgacttgattaaaatttgccgGAGCGGGACGTGCGCCATTGTCTCgtccattaaaaaatggagCGTCGCGACGCCCATCCGGCAGTTATCGCGTCCGTCGGACCACCTAATCGGCCGTGCTGAGTGTGTTTATATGGTCCAATCTTTTCGTAATTGAGGCCGATTCCGGCGTGTTTATGGACGTCGCGACGTGACCGCGACGCCTACGCCGGCTGGATTCCCGCTCGTTTTTTCTCGttttaacattaattacaATGGTGGTGCACGCAAATATGTCGTCTTGTTTAATCACCTTGATGAATTAAGAGAGGAGGCCGTTCCCTTTAGTGTCAATATGTGCACGAACGACGGTCGCCGTTTGTTTTTTtagtgtttgtttttttattgttatggtGTTGGGGACAGTGTAAAACGATCGGATGATTGATACCAACCTAACGGAAGCGAGGAAGCCGGCCGTTCTGTCATAATAATTTGATGGCGGTTGTTAATCAATTCGTTCTAATAAATGGCGAGGGTGCCAATGGGCTTTCATTACATTTCATCGGCGGAGGAAAAAAGCAAACACCACCAATTACCGTCCTAGATCGACCGTCTTTGTCTCTTTCAGCGCCCTCTACGACCCGCTTTAAACCTCCTAACGGCCGTCAGACCAACTAATTCAGATTTAGATCTTAACCCGCTACAACAAAGGACAGATCCTTATTGTTAAACCCGAATGAATTCGAATCAGGACTTTCCACCCACGATTTATCGTTTTTAATCTGTGGAAAAAATTAACGTTTTCATTTCCTTTGCGGCTCCCTTTAGGACAATCGTTCTGCCTGATCGCTCCTTAATTATCTAGTCCTCCGGCAAACTTTTGGGTCAGGAAGGGTTTTAGGGACCTTTCCAACTGATAACGtaataattgattcaacagaAGAATGAGACTGCTGCGACGAAAAAGCTCCAAACTCTCCAAAAGTATTTCAGTTCGCTTTGTAAAGCGACTAACGTTGAAACACTAGAATTGGCGTAAGCTCATCCCGAAATATTTGTAcgctgtaaaattttattgccaaataGAAGCGAGGCGAATTAGAAGGGATAACAAGAGGAGTAACGATCATGGCGGATTTTACGGGATATACATGTGTTTCAGGGCTGCGCAAACTTGTGGTTAGTGTTGTGGATTgtggagaaaaaaatatggaatttAATGTTGTTGGAACTTTGAAACCTGAAAGTTGGAATTTAGTTTGGAAGTTTTCAGTGGAAAGGTCATTCTGATCAGACGGCGGAAGTAATTTCATCCCAGCACTGGGAACTTTGAAATATAATATAGTTTTAAGTTGAAGTTGAAAATGTGCAACATCCGATATTTTAGTTGAAACTGAAAATTGAGTCGCAGTGCATTTAAAAACGTTAGTCGTTTGGATGTTTTAATGgagaaaatagtaaaaaagATTGCGCTTCTTGACTCATGAGTGGTTGTTTTAAATAACGGTTTAAATGACGGGAAtcataatttgtaaataaggttttattattaaaaaaatacaaagtgtctattaAAGAATGtaatatatcaagagtcctgtggaattgtgcagctttatagttttattgtgtcgaactaGGTCGAGCCGTTAAAGCCatcaaatcagatgtcaacagtcaaatgtcaaattattaaatcttagccTCAGTTGTGTGTTCGACATCTTAGTTGTTTTACTTGTGGATACTCTACCCGCTCATTGGTCGGTCAATGAACGGGCCCCGTTCATGCCGCGTTTGGTCCCACCTTTCCGATAAATAGGTGACGCCGGTCGGAATTCGttcactttcgttcacgcCCTAAATGTGTCCGTTTCGTTCACTCCTCTCCTCACCCTCTACAAAAAAGACTACAGACTACAGAGTTCGTATCTACCAGACAGGTTGCGGACATTGTAAATTGGTCTCTGATGCAATTTTTGATATCTAATGATAGTTCTTGGAAGGTCTGTAAAATCGCACACTCCATGTCAATCGCCTTGTGTCCCACATTTCTCATAAATTTTCTAAAGCGTTCAATTACAGTGCCATTATCAAGATTGTACGGAATAATAAAAGCTAATGGCGGTGGCTGCCGATGAAATCAACACCAAAAATATTATGACTGGTCAAACATACATGAGACATAATAGGACAGAAcataaaaacataataaacctgataattgacaaatttgtgttttcttttataaattaattttccctGTTTTTGATTATTTGGGTTGGTCGTTGGCCGCCCTCGGCGGCGTCCTCTTTCGCCTTGGCGCCCCTAGGCTGCGCCCTATGTAGTATAATTCGCTGCCGgcattagattttttttttttttttaataattttaaatattttaatataataatttttaattttgcataAACTACTGCCGGGAAGCACGAACGCGAGCAAATAAGGTTAGGAAGTTGTTTGCTGACGTTGTAAACATATGTGCAATCGTGATTGGAGTTACAACgaaatgtgaaaaatttaaattaacctcaaaaaataagttgtgAAGTTTTTATGGTCGGAATGTTATAaatgtggattggggacttgtcgttaagttggcactaccaggaaaagtaactaaagcatgttaattcaaaaaactcctggactgtcaaaattaaattctaaataaaatgcttgttttgactgtaccTACTTgggtataaaattttttggctagAGTGTACCTACTCACGTCAAAATCTAGttgcaaaatatatttaggttatgttttcctttttaatcattgaactaaaaatctTTTGAACACTTGAAGCGAAATGCAGcaaccccacccacacagctgccacataaattttcgtacatagttgccatacttatccacaatcattttgaatcactcaatattgttatatttggtggcggaaacaaaagactgagaaatgtcacaaaattgtgttgttagtgtcaaatttttcataaacgccgtaaaaaggaatgtctaggtaaatttaaatttttgctaaatacgagtagattgaaaaaataaaaacccgttctttaatttttgtcagtggttcaaaaggaaaaggtattctcatataatcaaattattttatttacaaattatttctctagtttGACCATGAATagctttcttattgccaatctGCTGCATTTCTATCGAAATCACGACattgacaatacaattttgtattgccaccaaatatgaaaatatctctatttggaatttatgacagatttctcACTAAAGTACAGTCCAATCATAAATTTTaggcgaccttgagtttgacagtcCACATCTAAATCGTTTTTATTATATGTATACAGAATATTTCACCAGTAaaaatgagcccgacggaatgcaacccacaatacattcccaaagttaacgtgtatatttgtttttttatttaaaaaacataacacatagttagctgtgcagtttcgtaaattttgacataaacgtcattcgcttggttaaacgaaattatgaaaaaacgaagagtttttgggaaaattcgCCATAAATCGGGAGCATTTTTGTTATCtcacattttaatcgtcgtattttaactttctCGTAAATagcagttgtgacaaataaaattattggaagcaaagccatcatctcttgaaaaatttgtcaggTGAATGCCACTTGGGATCGACAAACATTCCATATGTGTGAATCTTTCCAAGTgaaagttaaatttttgtttttcaagttCTATTTTTAGTATCAgttgtttgttgttgttattgGTTACACGATTATTTCGggctgaaaaaatttgaacagttaTTCCAGGAAATTGAACTCTTGTTTTGAGGATTTCAGTAGAATTATTAATTCAAGTGTAACGCGATTtgtctaaaaattaaatttagaaattcttgttacagttgcggacacggaattttagacgtcaaatttatgtcacttcaaaaaatgtcaatgtaagccacgctttattgtcattatgattgacgtttgaaactatttgacatttgaaagtttatttttggcaTGTCAGAAtgataaaaatgacaaaaattgaaagtgaggttagttgCACCTAAAGctagttttacatttttatgtcaatcgaATGACAAATCATCCAAGATTTCGTGTCATCAATAGTACCTACTATAGTATTGcctttataactttttatctgctccgcccacataaattgaccaataagaatcaaaaccaaatttgtataatttttcatcacatttgccacgtaaaaaagtaaggttagaagtttgctgtcaagtccacaattattgttttaggttctaaaaaataaaatgtcattacgacaattcgaatgtcggaaatttttactgtgtaaatcagatcgtcttatcaacctatttgattggtcaCTAAGAAAGtgtaatgggcggggcagataaaatatTACGTTGTCTTTACTATACATGGTTACTTTTGTACGGTCGACGTGATTAACAAtagtcaaaaataattttggtgCTCCACTTATTTTGTAAACTTCATCGCTAAGATTCGATGGAAAGAAATCGAAATCGAAATGATGATGTAGAAAACAAATCCTTCAACACGTCAAATGTGCGACATAAATCTTTCAAGATCAGCAAATATGTGACCAAATGTTTTACTACAATATAgagaaaaaattctttgttAGATCCTTTTTCATGTAATATACAAgatgattcacgagtaataatgagctcTAGGGAATTGAAAAcccaacccacaatacatttggaacgtaAAACTGGATTTGGACGCGGTAAATGTCCAGCTTTaccttccaaatgtattgtgggttgcattttcaattctgtcgggctcattattactcgtgaattaccttgttcattttcttttgacgtgaaatgaatgaaaatagTGTAATAAAAGTAGATACATACTGATAATGGCAGAGGAAACTGGAGAATTGTGTAATAAAGGAACTGTAGTGCTAATGGAAATTATTACAGAGTGGAACAGGATTAAATAAAGGTTCGGAGGATATGGACGCAAACTTTGTAATTGGAATGTACATTTAGAACGCCTAATTATTGAACACGTCAAGAGCACAGATGAAACAAATACAAAGTAAGCAAATGAAAAAAGGACACGAGGGAGAGCACAAACGTGTCCTGGACAGAGGCCATGGATATCGGACATCTGGACAGCCGCTCTCGCACAATCAATTTCACTTTGTCTGCACCAAGGATTTTCGCCCTCCGACTGCCAACCGTGTTCAATATTATCTCGACGTTTGTTTATTACTGGTTGAGATCTCGGCGAGagattaaatttcataaaatgtCAGCGAACGTCAGAACCACATCGCTCTCGCGTCTCTCCCATCTTATTATCACCCTCGCACCCCTTACCTGACTCTCGATATCCATCACTTCTTGGCGGTAGATCATGATGTTGTTGAGTATCACCGCCGTCTGAACTATCAGTGCCAGGATGGGGATGAACGGTAATACTAGCATCTGCAGGAGGTGCAGTTTGCGCCCCTTGCCGTCGGCGGGGTTGGCCGATTTCGCACAGCAGTAACCACGGGGCGCCTGAGACACGTCTTCGGAGCTGAGCGATCGTACCGACAAATCGTCGCCCTGCGAGACGTTGTTGGAGTTTTGCTTCGACATGGTGCTGCTGAAACGGAgacaattttttagttttcatCCCCCGAAAAATCTAAAATGGATTGATTAAGTGATTTGCAAAGGGGTAAACGTGCAGTAGGTCTGGGGGGAGTATCCAGGTGAagattactttttattttaaatgttcctGAAGGATTTAAG comes from the Tenebrio molitor chromosome 9, icTenMoli1.1, whole genome shotgun sequence genome and includes:
- the LOC138139053 gene encoding uncharacterized protein isoform X6, which produces MKKFSFLHNSTMSKQNSNNVSQGDDLSVRSLSSEDVSQAPRGYCCAKSANPADGKGRKLHLLQMLVLPFIPILALIVQTAVILNNIMIYRQEVMDIESQVNIAEELSKVVTRMQLERSEVAFHVYTNGSTLRSNLTKRFELTNAALQNMSSWPQVSLPSDDGTVTRLDKETFQKKLEEFRQKVVGKEESTMTDVLLWYTSVNAAMLDHLTNQIKETDNSGVWRYLLAFKNLLKSIESTGIASVYGVSYFGRGVLKSANYTSYIKHDAIAKDLLNSSLNFVPQMKSEYRKLTYSMVDYGKVKLKNDIITQNEKRLPNITEALDYFDSIATYTDELRKLQRYLRHTIRDYVSNALYDATNKEAVGVAILIVVLAVSPIIIWLVHNAVATIQLYAANLAKKAKELKREKKKSDSLLFQMLPPSVATQLKQTRQVPAEYYASVTIYFSDIVGFTEIAAVSTPLEVVTFLNKIYKLFDARIECYDVYKVETIGDSYMVASGLPVMNGNKHVCEIASMALDLLAGSTQFKIPHRKTERLQIRSGAHTGPVVAGIVGSKMPRYCLFGDTVNTASRMESTGEASKIHISLDMKKALDLIGGYRTEHRGLVEVKGKGLMDTYWLTCKEGAVHRTVEMETPTYFQEDEDTEPVFMRRLRDESYF
- the LOC138139053 gene encoding uncharacterized protein isoform X5 → MKKFSFLHNSTMSKQNSNNVSQGDDLSVRSLSSEDVSQAPRGYCCAKSANPADGKGRKLHLLQMLVLPFIPILALIVQTAVILNNIMIYRQEVMDIESQVNIAEELSKVVTRMQLERSEVAFHVYTNGSTLRSNLTKRFELTNAALQNMSSWPQVSLPSDDGTVTRLDKETFQKKLEEFRQKVVGKEESTMTDVLLWYTSVNAAMLDHLTNQIKETDNSGVWSLSRYLLAFKNLLKSIESTGIASVYGVSYFGRGVLKSANYTSYIKHDAIAKDLLNSSLNFVPQMKSEYRKLTYSMVDYGKVKLKNDIITQNEKRLPNITEALDYFDSIATYTDELRKLQRYLRHTIRDYVSNALYDATNKEAVGVAILIVVLAVSPIIIWLVHNAVATIQLYAANLAKKAKELKREKKKSDSLLFQMLPPSVATQLKQTRQVPAEYYASVTIYFSDIVGFTEIAAVSTPLEVVTFLNKIYKLFDARIECYDVYKVETIGDSYMVASGLPVMNGNKHVCEIASMALDLLAGSTQFKIPHRKTERLQIRSGAHTGPVVAGIVGSKMPRYCLFGDTVNTASRMESTGEASKIHISLDMKKALDLIGGYRTEHRGLVEVKGKGLMDTYWLTCKEGAVHRTVEMETPTYFQEDEDTEPVFMRRLRDESYF
- the LOC138139053 gene encoding uncharacterized protein isoform X4, translated to MSKQNSNNVSQGDDLSVRSLSSEDVSQAPRGYCCAKSANPADGKGRKLHLLQMLVLPFIPILALIVQTAVILNNIMIYRQEVMDIESQVNIAEELSKVVTRMQLERSEVAFHVYTNGSTLRSNLTKRFELTNAALQNMSSWPQVSLPSDDGTVTRLDKETFQKKLEEFRQKVVGKEESTMTDVLLWYTSVNAAMLDHLTNQIKETDNSGVWSLSRYLLAFKNLLKSIESTGIASVYGVSYFGRGVLKSANYTSYIKHDAIAKDLLNSSLNFVPQMKSEYRKLTYSMVDYGKVKLKNDIITQNEKRLPNITEALDYFDSIATYTDELRKLQRYLRHTIRDYVSNALYDATNKEAVGVAILIVVLAVSPIIIWLVHNAVATIQLYAANLAKKAKELKREKKKSDSLLFQMLPPSVATQLKQTRQVPAEYYASVTIYFSDIVGFTEIAAVSTPLEVVTFLNKIYKLFDARIECYDVYKVETIGDSYMVASGLPVMNGNQDHQPDSEAKDCFLGNKHVCEIASMALDLLAGSTQFKIPHRKTERLQIRSGAHTGPVVAGIVGSKMPRYCLFGDTVNTASRMESTGEASKIHISLDMKKALDLIGGYRTEHRGLVEVKGKGLMDTYWLTCKEGAVHRTVEMETPTYFQEDEDTEPVFMRRLRDESYF
- the LOC138139053 gene encoding uncharacterized protein isoform X3 produces the protein MKKFSFLHNSTMSKQNSNNVSQGDDLSVRSLSSEDVSQAPRGYCCAKSANPADGKGRKLHLLQMLVLPFIPILALIVQTAVILNNIMIYRQEVMDIESQVNIAEELSKVVTRMQLERSEVAFHVYTNGSTLRSNLTKRFELTNAALQNMSSWPQVSLPSDDGTVTRLDKETFQKKLEEFRQKVVGKEESTMTDVLLWYTSVNAAMLDHLTNQIKETDNSGVWRYLLAFKNLLKSIESTGIASVYGVSYFGRGVLKSANYTSYIKHDAIAKDLLNSSLNFVPQMKSEYRKLTYSMVDYGKVKLKNDIITQNEKRLPNITEALDYFDSIATYTDELRKLQRYLRHTIRDYVSNALYDATNKEAVGVAILIVVLAVSPIIIWLVHNAVATIQLYAANLAKKAKELKREKKKSDSLLFQMLPPSVATQLKQTRQVPAEYYASVTIYFSDIVGFTEIAAVSTPLEVVTFLNKIYKLFDARIECYDVYKVETIGDSYMVASGLPVMNGNQDHQPDSEAKDCFLGNKHVCEIASMALDLLAGSTQFKIPHRKTERLQIRSGAHTGPVVAGIVGSKMPRYCLFGDTVNTASRMESTGEASKIHISLDMKKALDLIGGYRTEHRGLVEVKGKGLMDTYWLTCKEGAVHRTVEMETPTYFQEDEDTEPVFMRRLRDESYF